One Hippocampus zosterae strain Florida chromosome 21, ASM2543408v3, whole genome shotgun sequence genomic region harbors:
- the ptpro gene encoding receptor-type tyrosine-protein phosphatase O isoform X1: MRSSFRLRNECKFHGCRRDLPPSAFQVSRAFQASLNDAGQITANLEPSDLRENISAYAAQITGEPRPAVIPFGGTGEPLLFNTSFHGLVYSVGLLLQRGQLWSRPIKTVSLLTRPLPVSGVRISDYKESPETGVVFELVSPPGNIFSRVNISYSEGSERRSLLYKDFYKGKTVFKHWLPGVCYRNITFQLISEATAYQTAMRMQSDITHAPVRHRTVPYPPLNISWKIVDLSQSPTRASQRAGRRSRHVPLMDEEEAKPSEESPMASTEEPARDRGTIGETADAPTPRSDSATEIPVDREDEFVNGEEPEYEDSNDAGSAMGLPAEALVLPTRMPPVLLEVRWLPPRAPTSYDGFRVDVFRDGNTTQTASVDESTHEFFAELTEAGTYHVRVTTLSTAGDCEPRESSADGGLTFYLGPDGEVLRELRQRPRKVTVRLLDSSTAAVSWAQSPETHDGSVVSVVSTTCLKPGPNQRMESDYCGEENSTSDIIGNLTPGAQYRVLVYHTNGPLISPPSEPVVMDIEPTGVRELAAYPLGPTAVVLSWQRPSHVAFRKYVLQTFFFNPVTLSSEWTTYYEIAATASVRASVRVTDLLPAWHYNFRVTMVTWGDPPLSCCDGSTISFVTAPEAPHISVADYSHGVLHVRWTYGELFVDLSHSRITHWQVAAVGKKGPGRRFSTDVPRNVMSAGLPLPPGDIYNLTVTAYAERGRNTSLPSVIKLEPAPPRSVYAVNATHSSVTLLWSEDGVVDHYQVLCKPSPGNKEMRTREPQVSSSHVLTVSGLMPSSSYNCSVVGVSYSAPGKPAHITITTAAKETNPGVAAIWALAVLSVLLLSLLILFLLLLRKRHLQMSRGCGAETFVNFASFERDGKLPYNWRRSLFAFLTLLPSCLWTDYLLAFYINPWGKTALKKRKLTSPVQLDDFDAYFKEMSKDSAYKFSLQFEELKSVGLDLSHDAADLPVNRPKNRYTNILPYDFSRVRLISMHDDEGADYINANYIPGYRHAKEYIATQGPLPETRNDFWKMVLQQKSPIVVMLTQCNERRRVKCDHYWPFSDEPVMYGEISVEVLSENESPEWTIRKFRLGYADETRDILHLNYTSWPDHGVPTVNAIESILQFVHIVRQQAKRTKDPIVVHCSAGVGRTGTFMALDRLMQHIREHEFADILGMVSEMRSHRLSMVQTEEQYVFIHQCVLLMWQKKQRQQSLASDVIYENAGKT; the protein is encoded by the exons ATGCGGTCATCTTTCAGATTGCGGAATGAATGCAAGTTCCACGGATGTAGACGTGACTTGCCGCCGTCTGCGTTTCAGGTGTCTCGGGCTTTCCAGGCGAGTCTGAATGACGCAGGCCAGATCACGGCGAACCTGGAGCCTTCCGACCTTCGGGAGAACATCTCCGCGTACGCGGCGCAGATCACCGGGGAGCCTCGCCCCGCCGTGATCCCGTTTGGGGGGACCGGCGAGCCCCTGCTGTTCAACACGTCCTTCCATGGTCTCGTCTACAGCGTGGGTCTCCTGCTTCAACGAGGACAGTTGTGGTCCAGACCCATCAAGACCGTGTCCCTCCTCACCA GGCCGCTTCCTGTGAGTGGCGTACGGATTTCAGACTACAAGGAATCTCCAGAGACGGGCGTGGTCTTCGAGCTCGTCAGTCCGCCGGGGAACATTTTCAGCAGAGTCAACATCAGCTACAGCGAAGGAAGCGAGAGGCGCTCTCTGCTCTACAAAG acttttacAAGGGGAAGACCGTGTTCAAGCACTGGCTCCCGGGGGTGTGCTACCGCAACATCACCTTCCAGCTCATCTCCGAGGCCACTGCCTACCAGACGGCCATGAGGATGCAGAGTGACATCACCCACGCGCCCGTGCGCCACAGGACGG TGCCGTATCCCCCCCTCAACATCTCGTGGAAGATCGTGGATCTGAGCCAAAGCCCGACGCGGGCGAGTCAACGGGCCGGCCGCCGTTCCCGTCACGTCCCGCTCATGGACGAGGAGGAGGCGAAGCCCTCTGAGGAGTCACCGATGGCCTCCACCGAGGAACCGGCACGCGACCGGGGCACCATCGGCGAGACCGCGGATGCCCCCACCCCGCGGTCGGACTCCGCCACCGAGATTCCCGTCGACAGGGAAGACGAGTTTGTCAACGGCGAGGAGCCCGAGTACGAAGACTCCAATGACGCGGGGTCGGCGATGGGTCTCCCGGCAGAGGCTCTGGTCCTGCCCACTCGCATGCCCCCCGTCCTGCTAGAGGTGCGCTGGCTGCCCCCCAGGGCGCCCACCAGCTACGACGGCTTCCGCGTCGACGTTTTCAGGGACG GGAACACCACTCAAACGGCCAGCGTGGATGAAAGTACTCATGAGTTCTTCGCCGAGCTGACAGAGGCGGGGACGTATCACGTCAGAGTCACCACGCTCAGCACGGCAGGAGACTGTGAGCCCAGAGAGAGCAGCGCAGACGGCGGACTCACCTTCTACCTCG GTCCCGACGGCGAGGTCCTGCGTGAGCTACGCCAGCGTCCACGGAAAGTCACGGTGCGCTTGCTGGACTCCAGCACGGCCGCCGTATCCTGGGCGCAGTCCCCGGAGACCCACGACGGCAGCGTGGTGTCGGTGGTGTCCACCACCTGCCTGAAGCCCGGCCCCAACCAAAGGATGGAAAGCGACTACTGCGGCGAG GAAAACTCAACCAGCGATATCATCGGCAACTTGACTCCGGGGGCTCAGTACCGGGTGCTGGTCTACCACACAAACGGACCCCTGATCAGTCCTCCCTCGGAACCCGTCGTCATGGATATTG AGCCCACGGGCGTCCGAGAGCTGGCCGCGTACCCGCTGGGCCCCACGGCGGTGGTCTTGAGCTGGCAGCGTCCGTCTCACGTGGCCTTCCGCAAGTATGTCCTCCAGACCTTCTTCTTCAACCCCGTCACCCTCAGCTCCGAGTGGACCACGTACTACGAGATTGCCGCCACCGCCTCCGTCAGAGCATCAGTG AGGGTGACCGATCTGCTGCCGGCTTGGCACTATAACTTCCGCGTTACCATGGTGACGTGGGGCGACCCACCACTCAGTTGCTGCGATGGCTCCACCATCAGCTTTGTCACAG CTCCGGAGGCGCCTCACATCTCGGTGGCGGATTACTCCCACGGCGTCCTCCATGTTCGCTGGACATACGGGGAACTCTTCGTGGACCTGTCGCACTCCAGGATTACGCACTGGCAGGTGGCGGCGGTCGGCAAGAAAGGTCCCGGGAGACGCTTCTCGACGGAC GTTCCTCGCAACGTGATGAGCGCCGGCCTGCCCCTGCCGCCCGGCGACATCTACAACCTGACGGTGACGGCGTACGCCGAGCGCGGCCGCAACACGTCCCTTCCCAGCGTCATCAAACTGG AACCGGCGCCCCCCAGGTCGGTGTACGCCGTCAACGCCACGCACTCGTCGGTAACTCTGCTGTGGAGCGAGGACGGCGTCGTGGACCACTACCAGGTGCTCTGCAAACCAAGCCCAGGGAACAAAGAGATGAGG ACTCGAGAGCCTCAGGTGTCCAGCTCGCACGTGCTGACCGTTTCCGGCCTGATGCCGTCGTCCAGCTACAACTGCAGCGTGGTCGGCGTCAGCTACAGCGCGCCCGGCAAGCCCGCCCACATCACCATCACCACGGCCG CCAAAGAGACCAACCCCGGCGTGGCGGCCATCTGGGCCTTGGCCGTCCTGAGCGTCCTGCTGCTGAGCCTGCTGATTCTCTTCTTGCTGCTTCTCCGCAAGAGGCATCTGCAGATGAGCAG GGGCTGCGGCGCCGAGACATTCGTCAACTTTGCTTCATTCGAAAGAGACGGGAAGCTGCCGTACAACTG gcgaAGAAGCCTCTTTGCCTTCCTTACCCTTCTGCCATCCTGCCTTTGGACTGACTATCTTTTGGCTTTTTATATTAATCCATG GGGCAAGACGGCCTTAAAGAAGCGCAAGCTGACAAG TCCTGTCCAGCTGGACGACTTTGACGCCTACTTCAAGGAGATGAGCAAAGACTCGGCCTACAAGTTCTCTCTGCAGTTTGAG GAGCTCAAGAGCGTGGGCCTCGACCTCTCCCACGACGCCGCCGACCTGCCCGTTAACAGGCCCAAGAACCGATACACCAACATCCTGCCCT ACGACTTCAGTCGCGTCCGGCTGATCTCCATGCACGACGACGAAGGCGCCGACTACATCAACGCCAACTACATTCCT GGCTACAGGCACGCCAAAGAGTACATTGCCACGCAAGGTCCACTGCCGGAGACGCGCAACGACTTTTGGAAGATGGTGCTGCAGCAGAAGTCGCCCATCGTGGTCATGCTGACGCAGTGCAACGAGCGGAGACGG GTCAAGTGCGACCACTACTGGCCCTTCAGCGACGAACCCGTCATGTACGGCGAGATCAGCGTGGAGGTGCTCTCGGAAAACGAGTCGCCCGAGTGGACCATCAGGAAGTTCCGGTTGGGATAC GCGGACGAAACTCGGGACATCTTGCATCTGAACTACACTTCATGGCCAGACCACGGCGTTCCCACGGTCAACGCCATCGAGAGCATCCTGCAGTTTGTCCATATCGTGCGGCAGCAGGCCAAGAGGACCAAAGACCCCATCGTGGTCCACTGCAG TGCCGGCGTGGGCAGAACGGGCACCTTCATGGCGTTGGACCGCCTGATGCAGCACATCCGGGAGCACGAGTTCGCCGACATCCTGGGGATGGTGTCGGAGATGCGCTCCCACCGCCTGTCCATGGTCCAGACGGAGGAGCAGTACGTGTTCATCCACCAATGCGTCCTGCTCATGTGGCAAAAGAAGCAGCGGCAGCAGTCACTCGCCTCCGACgtcatctacgagaacgccggCAAGACATAA